In Streptomyces caniferus, one DNA window encodes the following:
- a CDS encoding sucrase ferredoxin, with product MSTCATTSRESAESLAGTAAPARTWLLIEQPGPWGAHALTDSHLDPDVGRALEAAAEGTGVRVALIRRPGRHADRHGAPRRRLFLAHTAPGRSWIRTTTVTDPQAALGLNFAALGAGEHHGVWEPYLGEPLVLVCTNGKRDRCCALLGRPLAAELAAGGTEAWEVTHIGGHRFSPTLFVLPYGYAYGRASAPLVKEAVESARSGRITVGHARGRSTWDRPGQAADLAVRELIGEDLADALDVVRTDTVWPEPKPADSLTSGSAAIPAASAAWAVTVAHSDGRTWRVIVEQRTDGAAAPASCGAPLGPPARMAIVSITTASVSLGASSGTPQRTPQPVGR from the coding sequence GTGAGTACCTGCGCCACCACTTCTCGTGAATCGGCCGAATCTCTCGCCGGGACCGCGGCCCCTGCCCGAACCTGGCTGCTCATCGAGCAGCCGGGACCCTGGGGCGCCCATGCGCTGACGGACAGTCACCTCGACCCTGACGTCGGCCGGGCCTTGGAGGCCGCGGCAGAGGGTACGGGAGTACGCGTCGCCCTGATCCGCCGACCGGGGCGCCATGCCGACCGCCACGGCGCGCCCCGGCGGCGGCTGTTCCTCGCCCACACCGCGCCGGGACGCTCCTGGATCCGTACGACCACCGTCACCGACCCGCAGGCGGCCCTCGGGCTGAACTTTGCAGCCCTGGGAGCGGGAGAGCATCACGGCGTCTGGGAGCCGTACCTCGGTGAGCCGCTGGTCCTCGTGTGCACCAACGGCAAGCGGGACCGCTGCTGCGCCCTGCTCGGCCGCCCGCTGGCCGCCGAGCTCGCCGCCGGCGGCACCGAGGCCTGGGAAGTCACCCACATCGGGGGACACCGCTTCTCCCCCACCCTTTTCGTCCTCCCCTACGGCTACGCCTACGGACGGGCCTCGGCCCCCCTGGTCAAGGAGGCCGTGGAGTCGGCGCGCAGCGGACGGATCACGGTGGGCCACGCCCGCGGCCGCTCGACCTGGGACCGGCCGGGCCAGGCCGCCGACCTCGCGGTCCGTGAGCTGATCGGGGAGGATCTGGCGGACGCACTCGACGTCGTACGGACCGACACGGTGTGGCCCGAACCGAAGCCGGCCGACAGCTTGACGTCCGGCAGTGCGGCCATCCCCGCAGCCTCCGCCGCCTGGGCGGTCACCGTTGCGCACTCCGACGGCCGCACCTGGCGAGTGATCGTCGAACAGCGGACCGATGGTGCTGCGGCGCCCGCCAGCTGTGGTGCGCCGCTCGGTCCACCTGCGCGTATGGCGATTGTCTCGATCACCACGGCGAGTGTCTCGCTCGGCGCCTCGAGCGGCACGCCTCAGAGGACGCCCCAGCCCGTCGGCAGGTGA
- a CDS encoding DUF485 domain-containing protein, whose protein sequence is MDKQDGRSAGEPGGVRLDDPWYDALASGWGEVEGAAETAGEWGGVQPPRPAPVPDQRSALHDEVYLAVQRSAAFQEVRRRYRRFVLPGTAGFLAWYLAYVIAATAAPGLMAHRVAGALNVAMLAGLGQFATTFLLTWAYARHARMRRDSAALDIRWETQELTGGNVR, encoded by the coding sequence GTGGACAAGCAGGACGGCCGCTCGGCCGGTGAGCCAGGGGGCGTACGGCTCGACGACCCCTGGTACGACGCTCTCGCCTCCGGGTGGGGCGAGGTGGAGGGCGCTGCAGAGACAGCGGGCGAGTGGGGCGGCGTGCAGCCACCCCGCCCGGCCCCGGTGCCGGACCAAAGGTCCGCGCTGCATGACGAGGTCTACCTTGCGGTGCAAAGAAGCGCGGCTTTCCAGGAGGTACGTCGCCGCTACCGGCGTTTCGTGCTGCCCGGTACGGCGGGCTTCCTGGCCTGGTACCTCGCCTATGTGATCGCGGCCACCGCCGCACCCGGCCTCATGGCGCACCGCGTCGCCGGTGCCCTGAACGTCGCGATGCTTGCCGGACTCGGTCAGTTCGCCACCACGTTCCTGCTCACCTGGGCCTACGCGCGCCACGCCCGGATGCGCAGGGACAGCGCGGCCCTCGACATCCGCTGGGAAACCCAGGAACTCACCGGAGGGAACGTCCGGTGA
- a CDS encoding solute symporter family protein, with protein MTDDHQTLALVLFSVFIAVTLGITTWVSRRRHGSAEEFYAGGRLFSPIENGFAIAGDYMSAASFLGISGLIALFGYDGLLYSVGFLVAWLVVLFLVAELVRNCGRFTLADVVAARMRERPVRIAAGAASVTVSVLYLVAQMVGAGSLVALLLGGAGQQARTWMVIGVGALMVVYVAFGGMRATTWIQIVKAVLLMGGAIALTVLVLVRFHGDFNALLNTAAERSGHGRDFLAPGLKYGAGWTSRLDFISLGIALVLGTAGLPHILSRFYTVPTARSARRSVVWSIGLIGGFYLMTIVLGFGAAAVLGSDAVRTSNTAGNTAVPLLALDLGGGAGSTGGTVLFAVVAAVAFATILAVVAGITLASSASVAHDLYASLRRPRGTAQDAQRAEVAVARIATVAVGAVAIGLALLAQDLNVAFLVGLAFAVAASANLPVLLYTLFWRRFTTRGAVWSVYGGLIPAITLVVLSPVVSGNQESLFPGMDFAFFPLDNPGVVSIPLGFLMGWLGTVLSPEAADEARHAETEVRALTGAGAA; from the coding sequence GTGACCGATGACCATCAGACCCTCGCATTGGTCCTGTTCAGCGTGTTCATCGCCGTCACCCTGGGGATCACCACCTGGGTGAGCCGTCGTCGGCACGGCTCCGCCGAGGAGTTCTACGCGGGCGGGAGGCTCTTCTCCCCGATAGAGAACGGTTTCGCCATCGCGGGTGACTACATGTCCGCTGCCTCCTTCCTCGGTATCTCCGGACTGATCGCCCTCTTCGGCTACGACGGCCTGTTGTACTCCGTCGGCTTTCTCGTTGCCTGGCTCGTCGTCCTCTTCCTCGTCGCCGAACTGGTCCGCAACTGCGGCAGGTTCACTCTCGCCGATGTCGTCGCAGCCCGGATGCGGGAACGCCCTGTCCGCATCGCGGCCGGTGCGGCCTCCGTCACGGTCTCGGTGCTCTATCTGGTGGCGCAGATGGTCGGGGCCGGCAGCCTTGTCGCCCTGCTCCTGGGGGGCGCGGGCCAGCAGGCCCGTACCTGGATGGTGATCGGGGTCGGTGCCCTGATGGTGGTCTACGTCGCCTTCGGCGGGATGCGCGCCACGACCTGGATCCAGATCGTCAAAGCCGTGCTTCTCATGGGCGGTGCCATTGCCCTGACCGTCCTGGTACTGGTCCGGTTCCACGGCGACTTCAACGCACTGCTGAACACCGCCGCCGAACGCAGCGGACACGGACGTGACTTCCTCGCCCCGGGCCTCAAATACGGTGCCGGCTGGACCTCTCGGCTGGACTTCATCAGCCTCGGCATCGCGCTCGTCCTGGGCACCGCCGGGCTGCCGCACATCCTCTCCCGCTTCTACACCGTCCCCACGGCCCGTTCCGCTCGTCGCTCGGTCGTCTGGTCCATCGGGCTGATCGGTGGCTTCTACTTGATGACCATCGTGCTCGGTTTCGGTGCCGCGGCGGTGCTCGGCAGTGACGCCGTGCGGACATCCAATACGGCCGGCAACACCGCAGTCCCGCTGCTCGCCCTCGACCTGGGAGGCGGCGCCGGTTCGACGGGCGGCACGGTGCTGTTCGCCGTGGTTGCCGCCGTAGCGTTCGCCACCATCCTGGCTGTCGTCGCCGGTATCACGCTCGCTTCGTCGGCCTCCGTCGCGCACGACCTGTATGCCTCGCTACGACGTCCACGCGGCACCGCGCAGGACGCCCAGCGAGCCGAGGTGGCCGTGGCACGTATCGCAACGGTGGCCGTCGGCGCGGTCGCGATCGGGCTCGCCCTGCTCGCCCAGGACCTGAACGTCGCTTTCCTGGTGGGGCTGGCCTTCGCCGTGGCCGCATCGGCCAACCTTCCGGTCCTGCTGTACACGCTCTTCTGGCGCCGCTTCACCACCCGGGGCGCGGTCTGGTCCGTATACGGCGGCCTGATTCCGGCGATCACCCTGGTCGTCCTCTCGCCGGTGGTCTCCGGCAACCAGGAGTCGCTCTTCCCCGGCATGGACTTCGCTTTCTTCCCGCTCGACAACCCCGGTGTCGTATCGATCCCACTGGGCTTCCTGATGGGTTGGCTGGGAACGGTGCTCTCCCCGGAGGCCGCCGATGAGGCACGGCATGCCGAGACGGAGGTGCGGGCGCTGACGGGGGCGGGGGCCGCTTAG
- a CDS encoding serine protease: protein MRPTAYAALGALALALTLPAPAAADESVIGGKPAPLVHSPWAVALASHERFGVQRSGQFCGGVLVGHSTVVTAAHCLSKEVLGVPWREVRDLRIVVGRDKLSGGGGQELKPAKVWVNPRYNSYTNDGDMAVLTLDKPVPNRPIPMAGRQDSAYRAGNAATVYGWGDTTGGGSYASRLRAAHVNVLPDAVCARAYPGSADGTYKPQTMLCAGEPAGGRDACQGDSGGPLVVRGRLVGLVSWGTGCGQPGSPGVYTRASALLPAVAAHGAG, encoded by the coding sequence ATGCGCCCGACCGCATATGCCGCCCTCGGGGCCCTCGCGCTGGCCCTCACCTTGCCGGCGCCGGCGGCTGCCGACGAGTCGGTGATCGGCGGAAAGCCTGCACCGCTGGTACACAGCCCCTGGGCGGTGGCGCTGGCCTCCCACGAGCGCTTCGGGGTCCAGCGCTCCGGGCAGTTCTGCGGCGGTGTGCTCGTCGGGCACTCGACGGTGGTGACGGCGGCGCACTGCCTGAGCAAGGAGGTGCTGGGCGTCCCCTGGCGGGAAGTGCGGGACCTGCGGATCGTCGTCGGGCGCGACAAGCTCAGCGGTGGCGGTGGCCAGGAGCTGAAGCCCGCGAAGGTGTGGGTCAACCCGCGCTACAACAGCTACACGAACGATGGCGATATGGCCGTCCTCACACTGGACAAGCCGGTGCCGAACCGGCCCATCCCGATGGCGGGACGGCAGGACAGCGCCTACCGGGCCGGCAACGCGGCCACGGTCTACGGCTGGGGAGACACCACGGGCGGAGGCAGCTACGCGTCGCGACTGCGCGCGGCGCACGTCAATGTGCTGCCCGATGCGGTCTGCGCGCGGGCGTACCCGGGCAGTGCCGACGGTACGTACAAGCCTCAGACGATGCTGTGTGCGGGGGAGCCGGCCGGCGGCCGCGACGCCTGCCAGGGGGACAGCGGTGGGCCCCTGGTCGTGCGGGGACGGCTGGTGGGCCTGGTGTCATGGGGGACCGGCTGCGGTCAGCCGGGCAGTCCCGGCGTCTATACGCGCGCCTCGGCGCTCCTCCCGGCGGTGGCCGCACATGGGGCCGGCTGA
- a CDS encoding DNA gyrase/topoisomerase IV subunit B, which produces MTAEMSVPSTAVLTGADRDGSNYTARHLLVLEGLEAVRKRPGMYIGSTDSRGLMHCLWEIIDNSVDEALGGYCDHIEVILHGDGSVEVRDNGRGIPVDVEPKTGLSGVEVVMTKLHAGGKFGGGSYAASGGLHGVGASVVNALSARLDVEVDRSSKTHSISFRRGVPGIFTESGPDAPFDPGNGLLKGKRIAKTKTGTRVRYWADRQIFLKDAKLSLETLYARARQTAFLVPGLTLVVRDERGIDGAGKTEETFRYDGGISEFCEYLAQDKGVCDVLRLTGQGTFKETVPVLDDRGHMTPTEVTRELGVDIALRWGTGYDATVKSFVNIIATPKGGTHVSGFERSVAKTVNEVLRSSKLLRVAEDDVVKDDAMEGLTAVVTVRLAEPQFEGQTKEVLGTSAASRIVAQVVSKELKAFLTSTKRDDKQQARSVMEKIVAAARTRIAARQHKEAQRRKTALESSSLPAKLADCRSDDVDRSELFIVEGDSALGTAKLARNSEFQALLPIRGKILNVQKSSVSDMLKNAECGAIIQVIGAGSGRTFDIDTARYGKVIFLADADVDGAHIRCLLLTLFQRYMRPMVEQGRVFSAVPPLHRVELINPKKGQDKYIYTYSDNELRQTLLELQRKKVRYKDSIQRYKGLGEMDADQLAETTMDPRHRTLRRINISDLEAAEKAFDLLMGNEVAPRKEFITNSASTLDRSRIDT; this is translated from the coding sequence GTGACCGCCGAGATGTCCGTGCCGTCCACCGCAGTGCTGACCGGGGCAGACCGGGACGGTTCCAACTACACCGCGCGGCATCTGCTCGTCCTCGAGGGGCTCGAGGCCGTCCGGAAGCGCCCCGGCATGTATATCGGCTCGACGGACAGTCGCGGCCTGATGCACTGCCTGTGGGAGATCATCGACAACTCCGTCGACGAGGCGCTGGGCGGCTACTGCGACCACATCGAGGTGATCCTCCACGGCGACGGGTCGGTAGAGGTCAGGGACAACGGCCGCGGCATTCCCGTGGACGTCGAGCCCAAGACCGGCCTCAGTGGCGTCGAGGTCGTGATGACCAAGCTGCACGCCGGCGGAAAGTTCGGTGGTGGCTCCTATGCGGCCTCCGGCGGTCTGCACGGCGTCGGTGCCTCGGTCGTCAACGCCCTCTCGGCCCGGCTCGACGTCGAGGTGGACCGCAGCAGCAAGACACACTCGATCAGCTTCCGTCGCGGCGTCCCCGGCATCTTCACCGAATCGGGCCCCGACGCCCCCTTCGATCCGGGCAACGGCCTGCTCAAGGGCAAGCGGATCGCCAAGACGAAGACCGGCACCCGGGTGCGCTACTGGGCAGACCGGCAGATTTTCCTCAAGGACGCCAAGCTCTCCCTGGAGACGCTGTACGCCCGTGCCCGGCAGACCGCGTTCCTGGTGCCGGGCCTGACGCTGGTCGTCCGTGACGAGCGGGGCATCGACGGCGCCGGCAAGACAGAAGAGACGTTCCGCTACGACGGCGGCATCAGCGAGTTCTGTGAGTACCTCGCGCAGGACAAGGGCGTCTGCGACGTGCTCCGGCTGACCGGCCAGGGCACCTTCAAGGAGACCGTGCCGGTCCTCGACGACCGCGGTCATATGACACCCACCGAGGTCACCCGGGAACTGGGCGTCGACATCGCACTGCGCTGGGGTACCGGCTACGACGCGACGGTCAAGTCGTTCGTCAACATCATCGCGACGCCCAAGGGTGGCACCCATGTCTCCGGCTTCGAGCGGTCGGTCGCCAAGACGGTCAACGAGGTGCTGCGGTCCAGCAAGCTGCTGCGCGTCGCCGAGGACGACGTCGTCAAGGACGACGCCATGGAGGGCCTCACCGCCGTCGTGACCGTACGACTCGCGGAGCCGCAGTTCGAGGGCCAGACCAAGGAGGTGCTCGGCACCTCCGCAGCCTCGCGGATCGTCGCCCAGGTGGTGAGCAAGGAACTGAAGGCGTTCCTGACCTCCACGAAGCGGGACGACAAGCAGCAGGCCCGCTCCGTCATGGAGAAGATCGTCGCCGCGGCCCGTACGCGCATCGCCGCCCGTCAGCACAAGGAGGCCCAGCGGCGGAAGACGGCGCTGGAGTCTTCCTCGCTGCCGGCCAAGCTCGCGGACTGCCGCAGTGACGACGTCGACCGCAGCGAACTCTTCATCGTCGAGGGCGACTCAGCGCTGGGTACCGCGAAGCTGGCACGGAATTCGGAGTTCCAGGCGCTGCTGCCGATCCGCGGCAAGATCCTGAATGTCCAGAAGTCGTCGGTTTCGGACATGCTCAAGAACGCCGAGTGCGGCGCCATCATCCAGGTCATAGGGGCCGGATCCGGCCGCACCTTCGACATCGACACCGCCCGCTACGGCAAGGTCATCTTCCTGGCCGACGCGGATGTCGACGGCGCGCACATCCGCTGCCTGCTGCTGACGCTCTTCCAGCGTTATATGCGGCCCATGGTCGAGCAGGGCCGGGTCTTCTCCGCCGTACCGCCGCTGCACCGGGTCGAACTGATCAACCCCAAAAAGGGCCAGGACAAGTACATCTACACCTACTCGGACAACGAGCTGCGCCAGACGCTGCTCGAGCTCCAGCGAAAGAAGGTCCGCTACAAGGACAGCATCCAGCGCTACAAGGGTCTGGGCGAGATGGACGCCGACCAGCTCGCCGAGACCACCATGGACCCGCGCCACCGGACCTTGCGTCGCATCAACATCAGCGATCTCGAAGCGGCGGAGAAGGCCTTCGACCTCCTCATGGGCAACGAAGTCGCCCCCCGTAAGGAGTTCATCACCAACTCTGCTTCCACTCTGGACCGATCGCGCATCGACACCTGA
- a CDS encoding DUF7455 domain-containing protein: MTTVLTPASPLTAADRCDRCGAQAYLRVVLMSGGELLFCAHHGRKFEPELKKIAAEIQDETERLTASPASASEEER, translated from the coding sequence GTGACTACTGTTCTGACACCCGCGAGCCCGCTGACGGCCGCTGACCGCTGCGACCGCTGCGGCGCCCAGGCATACCTGCGCGTCGTCCTGATGTCCGGCGGAGAACTGCTCTTCTGCGCCCACCATGGTCGCAAGTTCGAGCCAGAACTCAAGAAGATCGCCGCGGAAATACAGGACGAGACGGAGCGGCTGACCGCTTCTCCGGCGTCCGCGTCCGAAGAGGAACGCTGA
- a CDS encoding DUF7342 family protein produces MIDVLVVDDDVHVAKINAAYVAKIEGFRVSCLAHTAADALAAVETHPVDLILLDHYLPDRTGLQLVGDLRRRGLFTDVIMVTAARDIATVQAAMRHGALQYLVKPFTFAGLRSKLMSYAALHRTFAGGGQAEQSEVDRIFGALGAANAGSAELPKGHSTATADRVRWVLRSADAPLSAQDVALQAGLSRQTAQRYLKLLERAGRVRLTLKYGETGRPEHRYEWV; encoded by the coding sequence ATGATCGACGTACTGGTCGTGGACGACGACGTGCATGTCGCGAAGATCAACGCTGCCTATGTCGCCAAGATCGAGGGCTTCCGTGTCAGTTGCCTCGCGCACACGGCCGCTGACGCGCTTGCCGCCGTGGAGACGCACCCCGTCGATCTGATCCTTCTGGACCACTACCTTCCCGACCGAACAGGACTGCAACTGGTCGGCGACCTACGGCGGCGCGGCCTGTTCACCGACGTCATCATGGTGACGGCAGCTCGCGATATCGCCACCGTGCAGGCCGCGATGCGCCACGGTGCGCTGCAATACCTGGTCAAGCCGTTCACGTTCGCAGGACTGCGCTCCAAGTTGATGAGTTACGCAGCCCTGCACCGTACGTTTGCGGGTGGCGGGCAGGCGGAGCAGTCCGAAGTGGACCGGATCTTCGGGGCTTTGGGTGCCGCCAACGCGGGCTCGGCCGAGTTGCCGAAGGGACATTCCACCGCCACTGCCGACCGTGTGCGCTGGGTGCTGCGCTCCGCCGACGCCCCGCTGTCGGCGCAGGACGTCGCGCTCCAGGCGGGGCTGAGCCGGCAGACCGCGCAGCGCTACCTCAAACTGCTGGAACGCGCCGGACGGGTGCGCCTCACGCTCAAATACGGCGAGACCGGCCGCCCCGAGCACCGCTACGAGTGGGTGTAG
- a CDS encoding RNA polymerase sigma factor, translated as MSASTSRTLPPEIAESESVMALIERGKADGQIAGDDVRRAFEADQIPPTQWKNVLRSLNQILDEEGVTLMVSAAEAPKRTRKSVAAKSPAKRTATKTVAAKAATVKKTTAAAATAPVADPSADESESAPAKKAAAKKATAKKTVAKKATAKKATAKKTASKKDVDELLDDEVAEETPAPGKGDAPEAAEGAENAGFVLSDDDEDDAPAQQVAAAGATADPVKDYLKQIGKVPLLNAEQEVELAKRIEAGLFAEDKLANSDKLAPKLKRELEIIAEDGRRAKNHLLEANLRLVVSLAKRYTGRGMLFLDLIQEGNLGLIRAVEKFDYTKGYKFSTYATWWIRQAITRAMADQARTIRIPVHMVEVINKLARVQRQMLQDLGREPTPEELAKELDMTPEKVIEVQKYGREPISLHTPLGEDGDSEFGDLIEDSEAVVPADAVSFTLLQEQLHSVLDTLSEREAGVVSMRFGLTDGQPKTLDEIGKVYGVTRERIRQIESKTMSKLRHPSRSQVLRDYLD; from the coding sequence GTGTCGGCCAGCACATCCCGTACGCTCCCGCCGGAGATCGCCGAGTCCGAGTCTGTGATGGCGCTCATCGAGCGGGGAAAGGCAGATGGGCAGATCGCCGGCGATGACGTGCGTCGGGCCTTCGAGGCTGACCAGATTCCGCCAACCCAGTGGAAGAACGTTCTGCGCAGCCTCAACCAGATCCTCGACGAGGAGGGTGTGACGCTGATGGTCAGTGCCGCAGAGGCGCCCAAGCGCACCCGCAAGAGCGTCGCAGCGAAGAGTCCGGCGAAGCGCACCGCCACCAAGACCGTCGCGGCCAAGGCCGCCACGGTCAAGAAGACCACCGCCGCCGCGGCCACCGCCCCCGTGGCGGACCCGTCGGCCGATGAGTCCGAGTCCGCGCCTGCAAAGAAGGCCGCGGCGAAGAAGGCCACAGCCAAGAAGACGGTCGCCAAGAAGGCCACGGCCAAGAAGGCCACCGCAAAGAAGACTGCGTCCAAGAAGGACGTCGACGAGCTCCTCGACGACGAGGTGGCCGAGGAGACCCCGGCGCCCGGCAAGGGCGACGCCCCCGAGGCCGCCGAGGGCGCGGAGAACGCCGGCTTCGTCCTGTCCGACGACGACGAGGACGACGCGCCTGCGCAGCAGGTCGCCGCGGCCGGCGCCACCGCCGACCCGGTCAAGGACTACCTCAAGCAGATCGGCAAGGTCCCGCTCCTCAACGCCGAGCAGGAAGTGGAGCTCGCCAAGCGCATCGAGGCGGGTCTGTTCGCCGAGGACAAGCTGGCGAACTCCGACAAGCTCGCGCCGAAGCTCAAGCGTGAGCTGGAGATCATCGCGGAGGACGGCCGCCGGGCCAAGAACCACCTCTTGGAGGCCAACCTCCGTCTGGTCGTCTCCCTGGCCAAGCGGTACACGGGCCGCGGCATGCTCTTCCTGGACCTGATCCAGGAGGGCAACCTCGGTCTGATCCGTGCGGTCGAGAAGTTCGACTACACCAAGGGCTACAAGTTCTCGACCTACGCCACGTGGTGGATCCGCCAGGCCATCACCCGCGCCATGGCCGACCAGGCCCGTACGATCCGTATCCCCGTCCACATGGTCGAGGTCATCAACAAGCTCGCGCGCGTCCAGCGCCAGATGCTCCAGGACCTGGGCCGCGAGCCCACCCCGGAGGAGCTGGCCAAGGAACTCGACATGACCCCCGAAAAGGTCATCGAGGTCCAGAAGTACGGCCGCGAGCCGATCTCGCTGCACACCCCGCTGGGCGAGGACGGCGACAGCGAGTTCGGTGACCTCATCGAGGACTCCGAGGCGGTCGTCCCGGCCGACGCGGTCAGCTTCACGCTTCTGCAGGAGCAGCTGCACTCGGTGCTGGACACCCTCTCCGAGCGCGAGGCCGGCGTCGTGTCCATGCGCTTCGGCCTCACCGACGGCCAGCCCAAGACGCTGGACGAGATCGGCAAGGTCTACGGCGTCACGCGTGAGCGGATCCGTCAGATCGAGTCGAAGACGATGTCGAAGCTGCGTCACCCGTCGCGCTCGCAGGTGCTGCGCGACTACCTCGACTAG
- a CDS encoding sensor histidine kinase has product MVQLAIATGVIALATGLFLAPLSAQLDDQAMRRALAIAQTTAAEPRLDDALESSRPTRHGPVQNEAERIRAGTGAEYVVIMDKRGVRWSHTDPDEIGRHVSTDPSVALSGQEVMQIDEGTLGRSARGKVPLRDEDGKVVGAVSVGIAYESVQERLLSTVPQLLAYAGGALAVGALAAYLVARRLQRRTHDLAFSDISALLVEREAMLHGIREGFLALDKNGRIRLMNDEAQRLLDLRADDTGRPLDAALPPGRTTDVLAGRVSGADLLAVSGHRVLVANRMPTDDGGAVVTLRDRTELERLGRELDGTRGLIDALRAQDHEHANRLHTLLGLLELGLHEEAVEFVTQAVGVHRATAEQVTERIHDPLLAALLVGKATVATERGVSLSISPHTHLPDRLVDPHSLVTILGNLVDNALDATSGERDAQLEVEVRAEGDTAIVRVSDNGPGVPEERRAEIFTEGWTTKDPPPHGQRGIGLALVRRLAERYGGSAEVSERAGGGAVFTVTVPDALSEELSGARGTGPQEAVTGALSSRRAEAGTRRHEDATEAGR; this is encoded by the coding sequence ATGGTGCAGCTGGCCATCGCCACCGGTGTCATCGCCCTGGCGACCGGCCTGTTCCTCGCCCCGCTCAGTGCCCAGCTCGACGATCAGGCTATGCGCCGCGCTCTCGCGATCGCGCAGACCACCGCGGCCGAGCCCCGGCTCGACGACGCGTTGGAGTCCTCCCGTCCGACGCGCCACGGCCCCGTGCAGAACGAGGCGGAGCGGATTCGCGCCGGCACGGGCGCCGAATACGTGGTGATCATGGACAAGCGGGGCGTGCGCTGGTCCCATACCGACCCGGATGAGATCGGACGCCACGTCTCGACCGATCCCAGCGTCGCCCTCTCCGGCCAGGAGGTGATGCAGATCGACGAGGGCACTCTCGGCCGGTCCGCGCGCGGCAAGGTGCCACTCCGCGACGAGGACGGCAAGGTCGTCGGTGCCGTCTCCGTCGGCATCGCCTACGAGAGCGTGCAGGAACGGCTGCTCTCCACCGTCCCCCAGTTGCTGGCCTACGCGGGCGGGGCGCTGGCCGTGGGCGCGCTCGCCGCCTATCTCGTCGCCCGCCGGCTCCAGCGTCGCACCCACGACCTGGCGTTCTCGGACATCTCCGCGCTGCTCGTCGAGCGGGAGGCGATGCTGCACGGCATCCGGGAAGGGTTCCTCGCGCTCGACAAGAACGGCCGCATCCGCCTGATGAACGACGAGGCACAGCGCCTCCTGGACCTCCGTGCCGACGACACCGGCCGTCCCCTGGACGCGGCTCTGCCTCCCGGCCGCACAACGGACGTCCTGGCCGGCCGCGTCTCAGGGGCGGACCTACTGGCTGTCAGCGGGCACCGGGTCCTTGTAGCGAACCGCATGCCGACCGACGACGGTGGCGCTGTGGTCACCCTGCGCGACCGTACCGAGCTGGAGCGGCTGGGACGTGAGCTGGACGGCACCCGTGGCCTCATCGATGCCCTCCGCGCCCAGGATCACGAACACGCCAACCGGCTGCACACCCTCCTCGGCCTGTTGGAGCTCGGGCTGCACGAGGAGGCAGTGGAGTTCGTGACGCAGGCGGTGGGCGTCCATCGGGCGACCGCCGAGCAGGTCACCGAGCGCATCCACGATCCGTTGCTGGCGGCCCTGCTGGTGGGAAAGGCCACCGTCGCCACCGAGCGTGGCGTCTCCCTGAGCATCTCGCCCCATACACACCTGCCCGATCGCCTGGTCGACCCACACAGTCTGGTCACCATCCTCGGCAACCTTGTCGACAACGCACTGGACGCCACGTCGGGTGAGCGCGACGCGCAACTGGAGGTGGAGGTCCGCGCCGAGGGCGACACCGCCATAGTGCGTGTCAGCGACAACGGCCCGGGCGTGCCCGAGGAACGTCGTGCGGAGATCTTCACCGAGGGCTGGACGACCAAGGATCCGCCGCCCCACGGGCAGCGCGGCATCGGCCTGGCCCTCGTACGGCGTCTCGCTGAGCGTTATGGGGGCAGCGCCGAGGTCAGCGAGCGCGCCGGTGGTGGTGCGGTGTTCACCGTGACCGTCCCCGACGCGCTGTCCGAGGAGCTTTCCGGAGCACGTGGAACAGGGCCCCAGGAGGCAGTCACGGGCGCCCTCTCCTCCAGACGGGCCGAGGCGGGCACTCGTCGCCACGAAGACGCCACGGAGGCCGGCCGATGA